The genomic DNA TGGGGACCGCGAAGCCTTCGGCCGAGCAGCAACAACAGACAGTCCATCATCTGTTGGACCAAGTCGATCCGGACGCCGAGTTTAGCGCCGCGCAATACCTGACTGCGGCGCACGCGGCTGTCGACAAAATCGTCGCCGCCGGCAAACTGCCGCTATTTGTGGGCGGCACGCCGCTGTACCTGAAGGCGTGCCTAAGAGGCTTCGACGCCGGACCGCCCGCCGATTGGGAGTTCCGCAAATCGATCGAAGCCGATCTGAAAGAGCACGGTGTCGACGCGCTCCGCAAGCGTTTGGAACAAGTCGATCCGCTGTCGGCTCATCAATTGCATCCCAACGATACCCGCCGGATGATCCGCGCATTGGAAGTTGCGATGTTGACTGGGCAACCGATCAGCCATCGGCAGGTGCAGTTTGAAGCTTCGCATTCGGCCGACCAAGCCAACGTTTACGCATTGCATTGGCCGCGGAACCTGTTGCACCAAAGGATCGATCGCCGCGTCGACCAGATGTTTGCCGACGGCCTTGTCGATGAAGTCGCCGCAATCCGCCGCGATTTCCCAACGATCAGCCGAACAGCCGCGCAAGCGGTTGGTTACAAGGAGGTCTTCGATCTGCTCGACGGTACAACCGATCTGGCCGATACAATCGAACAAGTCAAAGCACATACACGACAATTGGCTCGCCGACAGGAAACCTGGCTGCGGTCGATGTCGGAAGTCGAGTTCATTGAGATGAGCGAAGAGCGGACTCACGACGATATCGCGGCGGAGATCATTGAAAAATCACAGTCGCGGCCCGATCCGGCGGCATAGAGGCAGTGGTTTTCACACCCCGCCAAGCCGGTAGTAACGGGGGTCGATTACCCACCAAAACCGGGATTCCCGCGATTCGCAGATGACAACACGCTGGATTTTATGGTGTATTCTGCGAGTATGAAACTTCATTGCCTCGGAACCGCGGGATACCATCCCAGCGAAACCCGCCAGACCTCTTGTTATTTCCTGCCTGAATCGGGGATCGTCCTCGATGCGGGATCGGGTCTGTTTCGGCTGCCATCATTGATCCAGACCGATCACCTGGACATTCTGCTGTCGCATTCCCATCTGGACCATATCTGTGGGCTGACGTTTCTGCTGAGTGTTTTGTATCAGCACCCGGTGCAGCGCGTGCGAGTTTGGGGAGATGAAGCCAAGCTGGCGGCGATCAAAAAACATCTGTTTTGCGAATCGATCTTCCCGGTTCCGCTGGATGTTCAATGGAACCGAATCGTCCCGGGCGAAGCCTTTTCTCTCGACAACGACGCGAACGTGGTTCCCTTTGCGCTGCCGCACCCCGGCGGTTCGATCGGCTTTCGAATCGACTGGCCCAGCGCCAGCATGGCTTATGTGACCGACACAACAGCCGATCCCAAAGCCGACTACGTGCCGATCGCTCGCGGTGTCGATCTGTTGCTGCACGAATGTAACTTCCGCACGTCGCAGGATGAATGGGCGATTAAGACCGGGCACAGCTCGACCCGCCGCGTCGCGGAAACGGCGGCTGCGATCTACGCCAAACAAACGTGGCTGGTCCACCTGAATCCGTTGGAAACGTCCGACGATCCGGTCGGGATCGCCGATGCGAAACCCTATCTGTCCGAGATCGGTGTCGCTCAAGATCTGCAAGTCATCGACTTTTAGTCGTCTTCGCCCTATCAAGCAGCTCGCATAATCGTCGCGAACGGTTTCCTCGGGATATCTGCGCGCGTTGCTTGCTCAACGATCCGCCCCTTTCTTCGCCCGCGCCAGTCGGCTGACGTAGGTTTTCTATGGTCGATCGCACTCCTTTGTCGATCCGACCGCTGGCGGAGAAATAGATCAAGTACAAGCGACGGGATACGGGACCCAGCATGAAATTTGGATTCGACACGGTATTGGATCGCGCGTGGTTGCTGCTGGATGAAGGTGCAACGCGGCTGCACGGTGCGCTGGCCAATCCGGTCCGCGTCGATCGCCAACGACCGTCGCTCGATGTGCTCGAAGACCGCTTGCTGTTCAGCGCGACGCCGATGGCTGCGATTGCTGAACTGGCGGAGATCGACGACAGCGGATTGCAAACGTCGCAGGTCGCGCACCAGTTCGAGACCGAAGCGACAGGCGAATCCGATGGTTCGACGACTAGCGATTCCGCCGAATCCACAACCGCAAAACAACTCGTCTTTATCGATTCGGCAGTTGCCGATCTCGACGCGCTGACGTCCGATCTGGCGGGCGATGACTCTCGATTCGCCGTCTTCGTTCTCGATGCCGAGCGCGATGGGATCGATCAGATCAGCGAAATCCTGGCCGACCACCGCGACGTTGCCGGAATCCACATCGTCTCTCACGGTGAAGACGGCCAGATCAAGCTCGGCCAGACGTGGCTTGGCATCGACGCGATGGATGGCTATGCAGGCCAGATCGCTCAGTGGAGCGGAAGCCTTGCAGAAGGAGCCGACCTGCTGATCTACGGCTGCGATCTGGCGGCGACCAGCGATGGCCGCGCGATGATCGACGCAATCGCTGCCCTCTGCAATTGCGATGTCGCAGCCAGCGATGACGACACAGGAAACGCAGCCTACGGAGCCGACTGGGAACTGGAATATACAACCGGGCAGCTGCAGACCGACGTTGCGTTCAGCGAATCGCTGCAGGCGAATTGGCTCGGGAAACTGGCGGTCATTACCGTCGATACCACCGCCGACGTGATCGATGGCGGCGATGGTCTGACCTCGCTGCGGGAAGCGATCATCGCGACCAATTCCGGGGCCGGCGGCGACACGATCCAATTATCGGCCGGTACCTATCAGTTAACGATCTCCGGCGATGAGAACGATTCCAACCAAGGCGATCTGGATATCAAGCAATCGGTCACGATTGTCGGAGCGGGAGCTGGCGCGACGATCATCGATGGCGGTGGAATCGATCGCGTGTTTCATACTCGCGGAAATACCACCGTCGCAACGATCTCCGATGTGACGATCCAAGGCGGTGCAAACGACAGCAACGGCGGCGGCATCTTTGTCGATCAGGAGAGCACGCTGAATCTGATCGACTCGATCGTGCAGGGGAACGATGGCGGCGCCGACCGCGGCGGCGGCGTGCATGTGCACGGAACGTTTAACGCCAATCGCGTGTTGTTCACCAACAACACGGCGCAAGACGGTGGGGCGATCTACTACCACGGAGCCGAAGGCGGTTCGCTGGTAAACGTCACGATCAGTGGAAACGTAGCAACCGCGGACGGTGGCGGTTTGTGGACCGACACCGCGATCGAGATCGTCAACGCGACAATCACCGCAAACGACGCACACGATGGCGGTGGACTGTTTGTCGCTGCCGAACAGATCACGCTTTCCAATACGATCGTCGCGGGCAACACAACATTCACCGGAGAAAAAGATGTCGCTGGCGACTTCATCAGCGACGGTTCCAATCTTATCCAAGTCGTCGGTTCGGCAACCGGACTCGGCGGCGACATCACGGGTGTCGATCCGCAACTGGCGGTGCTAGCCAACTACGGCGGTTCGACGCCAACCCACATGCCGCATGCCAGCAGCGCGGCGATCAACGCAGGAACCACAACCGGCGCACCAACTGTCGATCAACGGGGTGTTGCCCGCGATGCGTCGCCCGATATCGGAGCTGTCGAACGCGTCGCCACAGAACTTACGGCCACAACCGAAACACGCGTCAACACGACCACCGGGGATACTCAACAGACCTCGGGGCAGGCGCGTGGTAACGTCAATTCGATAGCGCTCGCCGACAACGGAAACTATGTCGTCGTCTGGTCGAGCGACAACCAAGACGGATCGGGTTGGGGCGTCTACGGTCGGCTGTACGCCGCCGATGGAACGCCGCGGACCGATGAATTCCTGCTGAATACCGAAACCTCCGACGACCAAGTCGATGTTTCCGTGGCCAGCGATGCGGCGGGCAATTTTGTCGCAACTTGGACCAGCAGCGAACAAGACGGCAGCGGCGACGGGATCTACGCGCAACGATTCGACACCGCTGGCAACAAGATCGGAACCGAGATCCTCGTCAACACATCCACCCTTCGCTCACAACGCGCGCCGATCGTTTCGGTCGACCGCGCGACCGGCGACTTTGTGATCGTCTGGAACGATGTTGGTGTGCTCAGTCAGGACGTGGTAGCGCAAAAATTTGATGCCTCCGGTGCCAAGCAGGGACCGACCGAAATCGTTGTCGCCAGGATGACGCTGATTGGTACGCCCAAGGCGAATGTCGCGATGCTCGATGGGGGGGGATACGCCGTCGCCTGGGAAGAGCTTGGCAACATCCGCGTTCAGAAATATGGCGCCAGCGGCACGACTTATGGAGCTCTATTAACGCCGGAAAACAGTTTCCCAATCTCTGCTGGCATGCCCGACTTGGCCGTCCATAGCGATGGCAGCATGGTCGTCGTGTGGAGCGAAAGCGACACGACGATCAAGATGCTGCGATACGACAGCGCGGGCAATACGATTGGCGGTACGAGGACTGTCAATTCAACAGCTGGCGGAACACAGCAGGCGCCGGTCGTCGACATCGCCGACGACGGCAGCTTTATCGTGGCGTGGGAGGGACAAGGCAGCGGCGATTCCAGCGGTGTCTTCGCCCAGAAATACAACGCCGACGGAACAGCCAACGGTGGCGAGTTCCGGATCAACCAAACAACCGCCGGAACGCAGAGCCAGGTTTCGATAGCGGCGATCGACGACAAGAACTATGTCGCGGTCTGGACCGGAGCTGGCCCGGGTGATACCGAGGGTGTCTTTGTTCGCCAGTTTAACGATCAAACCAACACGGCTCCCACAGCCGTCGCCGGCGGTCCCTACACGATCGACGAAGGCGATTCGCTGACGCTCGACGGTTCCGGATCGATCGATGCCGATCTCGACACGTTGCAGTACGCCTGGGATCTTAACAACGATGGAACGTTTGGCGAAACCACGGCGTTGCAGACGGCAACGCCAACGCTCTCCTGGTCCGACCTGCAAAGCTTGGGCATCGCTAACGATGGCGTCTACACGATTGCGCTGCGAGTTTCCGATGGCAGGGGAGGCGTTTCCACGTCGACGACGACAGTGACCGTCGCCAACATCGCCCCCACGATCACATCCCCCACGGCTGTTAGCGTCGACGAGAACACAACGCCAGTGCAAACCGTCACCGCAACGGATCCGGTCGACCCAGTCGTTTACAGCATCAGCGGCGGGAGCGATAGCAGCCGATTCACGATCGATGCCAACACCGGCGTGCTCGCGTTTGTTTCCGCTCCTGACGCCGAAGCTCCAACCGACGCCGGCGGCAACAACCAATATGACGTCGAAGTGACGGCGAGCGATTCCAGCGGCGGCAGTCACGTTGCCACGATTCGCGTGACCGTTAACGACCTCAACGATACGGCTCCCACGATCGCAAACCCTCCGTTGATCGGCGTCTCGGAGCTTGCCACCGCAGGGACCACCGTCGCCAACCTCTCCGCCACCGATCCCGATTCGGGAACGACGCTGCAAAATTGGACGATCACCGACGGCAACGCCGACGGAATTTTTGCGATCGATGCCAACACCGGTCGGATCACGATCGCGAACACCACCAATCTCGACTTCGAATCGACAACCGGATATTCGCTTAGCGTGACCGTCAGCGATGGAGTCAACACGTCGGCGGTGCAAGCGGTCAGCATTGCGATCGAAGACGCAAACGACAACGTGCCGGTGATCGCCGCCGGACAGCAGTTCTCCGTGACCGCAGCCGCCCCGAACAACACCCTGCTGGGGACGCTTACCGCCAGCGATCTCGATGCCAGCTCAACCGTGCTGCAGAACTGGACGATCGTCGATGGAAACATCGGCAACGCGTTCAGCTTGGATGCGACGACGGGCGAACTGAGAGTTCAAGACCAAACTGCTCTCGATGCAACCGCGACACCGGTCTACACGTTGCGGGTCACCGTCTCCGATGGCGTCAACGCTTCAACAATCGAAACCGTTCGGATCGATGTCACGCCAACGATGGCACCGATCGCTGGCGACGACAGTTACACGTTGTCCGAGGGTGGCACGTTGGACGTCGACGTCGTCGCCGATTGGCACAACGCGAGCTGGCATCAACGTCAGCAGTTAACGTTTAACAACACCGCCAGCGGAAGCAACCTGACCGATTTTGCGGTGCTAGTCAAACTGCACGCAACGGCCGCCGACGCGATCGCGATCGACTATTCGACAACTCAGGATCAAGGCCAAGACCTGCTGTTCTACGATAGCGACGGGACGCTGCTGTCGCACGAGATTCAATCTTGGGACGAATCGGGTTACTCCTACGTCTGGGTTCGCGTGCCGCAAATCGATGCTGGCAGCGGCAGCGATTCGATCTGGATGTATTACGATAATCCCGATGCGCCGGCGATCGATCGATCGGGCGATACTTGGACCGCGGCAGATCTAGCCGTGCTGCATCTGGATGGCAGCCTGCAAGATTCGAGCATCCACGCAAACCATGGCTCGGGAACCGCGAGCGCGTCGCCGGCTGGAATCGTCGATTCCGCCGCGTCGTTCAACGGAACCAACAGCACCGTCTCGCTGGGCTCCGCCAGTTCGTTAGATGATATTTTTGAAGGCGGAGCGACGATCAGTGTCTGGATCAACGCCGAGGATTGGGGCGGAGGCAACTATGGCCGCATCGTCGACAAAGCGTCGAGCCACTTCGGCGGTGGCAGCAGCAACGGCGACGGTTGGGCATTGGAAGTTGGCAATCAAGGAACACCTGGTGGTTTCCTGCTGTTCAACCAAGGCTTTACCGGGGGCGAAGCGGAATGGCGAACCGATGTCGGGTCGATTCAACTGAACACCTGGCATCACGTCGCGTTGGTTTATGATTCCAACTCGGCAGCCGTCGGTCCGCAGATTTACATCGACGGGGTTTTGCAAAACCTGAACGAGACTCGAACGGCTTCGGGAACCGCTCGCTCGGATGCTGCGATCGACATGACCGTCGGCAACTATGCTCAGGACACGTCCCGCGCTTTCGATGGCTTGATCGATGAGCTGAGGATCTCCGATCAGACACGAACCGCCGACCAGATCAACGCGGAACGACTGCAGGGGCTCGGCCTGTTTGTGAACGCGGGGCCGGTGGAAACGGGCCCTGGCGGTCTGCTCGCGAACGATCGCGATCCCGAGGGACAAGTGTTACAAATCAGCCTGTTGGATGGACCGGCCAACGCCGCATCGTTCAACTTGGCCGCCGACGGATCGTTCAGCTATCTCCACGATGGCAGCGAGACGACTGCCGATTCGTTCACCTACACGCTGACCGATGCCAGCGGCGTCAGCACCGTCGGAACCGTGCGGCTAACGATCACGCCGGTCAACGATGCACCAACCGCCTACGCTGGCGGAACGTATACGATCCAAGAGGGTTCGAGCCTGTTGTTGGACGGTTCGCCATCGGCCGATATCGACAATCCGATCGTCTCCTTCGCGTGGGATCTCGACGGCGACGGGATCTATGGCGAAGTCGGCGAAGCGGTCGGCAGCCAAGCCAACGTCGACTGGGATACGTTGCGGTCTCATGGAATCAGCAACAACGGCAGCTACACGATCGGCCTACAAGTGACCGACGCCGCGGGGCTGACAGCAACCGCTCACGCGACGCTGATCGTCAACAATGCGATCCCAGTCGCCGTCAACGACGCGGGGATTGCGTTCACAACCGACGAAGGGACTGCCTTTGTCACCGGCAACGTGTTGTCAAACGACAGCGATCCGAACGCGTTGGATGCTGTCACTATCGTTTCATTCGATGCATCGGGGCTGCTGGGCAGCTTGACTCATCGCGGCGACGGCAGCTTTGAATACGACCCAAACGGACAACTCGAATCGCTCGGCCAGGGCGAGCAATATGTCGGGACATTCACCTACACGATCGATGACGGCGACGGCGGCCTCGCATCGGCGGTGGTGACGATCATCGTGCATGGCAGCAACGATGCACCCTCGCTGAATATGACCACCTCGCAGATCGGGTACGTCGAGAACCAAGGACCAACGCAGCTGATCCAAAACATCACCTTGTCCGACGTCGACGGCACGACGCTACAGTCGGCTCGGATCTGGTTCTCCAGCGGCTACGCAGCGGGCGAAGACAAACTGCAATTCTCTGACACCGCCACGATCCACGGCAGTTGGGACGAAGCGACATCGACTCTAACGCTAACCGGAACCGACACGCGAGAAAACTACCAAACCGCAATCGAATCGATCCACTATCAAAATCTCAGCGAATCCCCTTCGACGGCACCGCGAGTACTGGCGGTACAAGTCGACGACGGCAACGCCCAGAGCCAGATCGTTGCGAGGAACATCGCCGTCACATCGGTTAACGACGCTCCGGTTGGCCAGAACGACACCTTCGAAGTTATCGCCGGGGAATCGTTGACCGGGCAAGGCGTTCTGTTGAACGATCTCGACGTCGACGGCGATTCGTTGACCGCCACCTTGATCGACGGGCCTAGCAACGGCACTCTGACGCTGCTGCCAGACGGAACCTTCTCTTACCAACCCGACCTGGAATTTGCCGGCGTCGATCGCTTCACCTACGTCGCTGTCGATGGATCCGAAGTATCCGAACCGACCGAGGTGCTGTTGATCATCGCCGCCGCCAACCTCTCCGGCGGAAACGTCGCCGTTGGTGAAGCCGGTACGTCGGCAATCGACAGTTCCAGCAGCGCGTTGAGCGAATCCGATCCCGTCTCCGAATCGATCAACATCGTTGAATCGGCGCTCGCCGCCGGCAACTCGTCGTCGCAAACCGACGACGCCCCACCACCACAGCAGAACGAGGCAGCGGCGATCGACATTCTGGTCGAACCGTCGGAATCCGACGACGATGACGGTGCGGTCCTGGGCTTGGGGATACTCGTCGGCGACGACGAACAGTTCACGTGGACGCCGCAGGTCCAGCGGCAAACGATCACCTTGCACCGCGATGTCGAGAAAGCTGCCGCCAACGACTCGCAAGCCAATCGGAACGACGACTCACACAACACCGCGGTCTACGAACTGATCGCCCACCCCGGCACCGCGTGGCAGGAGATGGATGCGTTTCGCAGCCAGATCGATGGCCAGTTGTACGGCAACGCGATCACCGTCACGACAGTCGGCATCACCGGATCCAGCTTCGCCCTGGGCTACATCACTTGGGTGATGCGGAGCGGATTTATTTTGACCGGCTTGTTGGCCAACATGCCTATCTGGCGATCGTTCGACCCGTTGGTTGTGATCTCAGGAATGAGTCACGAAGGGAACGCGGAAACTATCCAAGAGATTATTACGCGGGAGAAACAAATCCTCGACGAAACCGCCGTCGGCTAGCTGTCGCGATCCGCCGTCGCGAGATGCGAGCCAATGAACTTCCTGCAAATTTTCAAGCCGTTTGTCGAACGAAACCCTATTTCGCCCGCGCCGCCGACCTTCTTTGCTGGCCGCAATCGGTTATATTTCAATCGGGGCGATTGGATCGATCGCCAGGATTTGGGCCGCCAGGACACAGATTGGATATCACGTTGGAGACAAAACGAAATCAACATCTCGATGAGCTGCTTCGCAGTTGGCCCTTTGACGCCCAAAATCTCAGCGTTCGGATTGTCAAAGGCGACGATGGCCGCGATGTGATTCAGATGCGGGTCGACATGGGGATCTTGCAGTTGGAAACGACCGACCGACCCGACGGTGAACGCCCCGAGGGATGCAGTTCGATTCTCGAAGCCATCCGCAAACAGGAACTCGACGAAGTCGGATTTGTGCTCAGCGACGATCAATGCAATCAAGTCGATCGCGAATTCATGCAGTTCTACCATCGCCGGATCTGCTGGCTGCGGCTGCAACATTATCGCCGCGCCGTCCTCGACGCCGATCACACATTGCAGTTGATGGATGCGGCTCGTTTGCATTCTCCCGATGAAGATTGGTCGACGACTCACGAACAGTATCGTCCTTTTGTCTGGTTCCATCGCACCCAAGCCCACGCCCTCTCGGAACTCGAAGACGAGGGTGCCGAACAAGCGGTTTCCGCGATCAATGCCGGGCTCGAATCGATCGAGCAGATCTTCGTCGAACACGGTGCCGAAGAGCATTTTGAAACCGATGAACTTGTGGTTCGATTGCGTGAACTGCGAGAGTCGCTGCGCCGCGAATATTCCGTCGGCCGCACCTTACAAGAGCGTTTGCAGGAAGCTGTCGAGAGCGAGCAATACGAATTGGCTGCCCGCTTGCGTGATGAACTCGCCAAACGTTCGATGAACTGATCCGGATATCCAATGCCGTTTGCCGCACTCTCTCGGCTGTTTCATCCCAGCGTGATGCTTCGCGCTCCGCTGGGGACCTCGACCTGGCTGCTGCAGTTGCGGTGGTTTGCTGTCGTTGGCCAACTGGTCACGATCTCGGCGGTCGGCCGATTTTTTCCAGTCGACCTGCCGCTGGAACCGCTGTTCGCCTTCATCGGTTTCACCGCCGCCACCAACCTCGCTTACACGATCTGGCTGGGAACGCGTGAGCCGGCGGAACCGCAAGCTTCCGACGACGCGCTCTACCGCACCGAAGTCGCGTCGCTGCTGATGACGTTGGATCTGTTGACGCTCGCCGCGATGCTCTACTTTTCCGGGGGCATCGACAATCCGTTCGTCTTCTTTTTCTTCGTCAATCTCGCCGTGGCCGGCGTTGTCCTGCGGCCGGTCTGGGCGTGGATTCTGACCAGCATGTCGATCGCATGTTTTGCCGTGCTGACCTATTTCCGAACGCCAATCGAATTGCTGTCGATCGATTCGCACGCCGCCGGTTATCGGATGCGCGAGCACGGGATGTTGATCGCGTTTTCAACCTGTGCGGCGGTCGTCACCTATTTTGTCTCCCGCGTTGCCGAAGAATTGACGGTTCGCCAAACCCAACTGCGAACCGCGCTGCAACAGCAATCGCGCAGCCAACGCTTGGAGGCGCTGACCACGCTTGCCGCCGGCGCCGCGCACGAACTCGCTTCGCCTCTTTCGACGATCGCCGTCGTCGTACACGAGATGCAGCGGCACGCCGCCGAAGCGGATGTGCCCGACGCGGTCCGGCAGGATCTCAGCCTGATCGATTCGGAAGTAAATCACTGCAAAGCGATCCTCTCGCGGATGCGAAACGCCGCCGGCGATCAAGCGGCCGAACATTGGGACCGGATCACGCTTGTCGATCTCGTCGACGCGATCGTCGAAGGGATCCGCGATCCGCACCGCGTCGAGATCTCCGACGACGTCGACCGATTCGACGACTACACGCTCTGGATTCCGATGGAAGCTGTCGCCCAAGCGATCCGCAATCTGATCGGCAACGCCCTGGACGCCAGTCCCGCCGAAGCCTCTGTCGCGGTGGAGGTGAGCGTGACCGAGGACCATTTCACGATGGAGGTGATCGACTCGGGAGAAGGCATGCCCGAGGAGGTTGCGCAGCGCGCCGTCGAGCCGTTTTTTACGACGAAGCAACCGGGCAGCGGAATGGGCTTGGGCCTGTTCTTGACGCGCAATGTGATCACGCGATTGGGCGGCACACTGGAGTTCGATACGAAGCTTGGCCGAGGTACCCGCGCAATCGTTCGAATGCCCCGACGACAGCAACTGGCGGCCGAAAACCTTCCCGACGGCGGATCGCAAATGACGCATAATGGTTTAGAATAGGAACTGAGTTGCGAATCGCCGAGATTCGCACAACTTCGACCAGGCAAAACTGTAGCGACATGACCGACCCGATGAGTTCTGCAAGCATCGACTCCGACGCCGAAGCTATCACCCGCGGGCTCGACGCCGAAACCTTAGGCGTGTCCAGCATCATTGTTGTCGACGATACCTTTGTCCTTCGCGACCGATTGAGTCTCGCTTTTCAACAGCGTGGTTTCCGCGTTGAACAAGCCGGAGATTACGACGAAGCGATCGCTCGCTTCAGTTCGCGTCCCACCGATCTGGCGGTGATCGATCTGCGGATGCCCGGACGCAGCGGTTTGGACCTGCTGATTTCCATCAAACGCATTCATCCCGAGACCAAGGTCGTGATCCTTTCGGGGTTTGGTAGCATTGCCGCAGCGATCGACGCGGTCCGGATGGGAGCGACAAACTTCCTCTCCAAACCAGCCGACGTCGACGACATTTTGAATGCCTTCGTTCGCGGCGACCAACCGCAATCGCACGCCTCCGACGGGACCGAGTTTCCCGTCCCCTCGCTGGCTCGCGCCGAATGGGAACACATCCACCGCGTGCTGTCGGATTGCAGCGGCAACATCTCCGAAGCAGCTCGCCGATTGGGCATCCATCGCCGCTCGTTGCAACGCAAATTGAGAAAGCGAGCTCCCGACGATCCGGGCAGCGAATGATCCGACCGCGACGGTGGTCCGGTCCGCACGCAGGTGACCGCGACGCCCGATTGAGCACCGCGATCGCCTGCA from Rosistilla oblonga includes the following:
- a CDS encoding sensor histidine kinase is translated as MPFAALSRLFHPSVMLRAPLGTSTWLLQLRWFAVVGQLVTISAVGRFFPVDLPLEPLFAFIGFTAATNLAYTIWLGTREPAEPQASDDALYRTEVASLLMTLDLLTLAAMLYFSGGIDNPFVFFFFVNLAVAGVVLRPVWAWILTSMSIACFAVLTYFRTPIELLSIDSHAAGYRMREHGMLIAFSTCAAVVTYFVSRVAEELTVRQTQLRTALQQQSRSQRLEALTTLAAGAAHELASPLSTIAVVVHEMQRHAAEADVPDAVRQDLSLIDSEVNHCKAILSRMRNAAGDQAAEHWDRITLVDLVDAIVEGIRDPHRVEISDDVDRFDDYTLWIPMEAVAQAIRNLIGNALDASPAEASVAVEVSVTEDHFTMEVIDSGEGMPEEVAQRAVEPFFTTKQPGSGMGLGLFLTRNVITRLGGTLEFDTKLGRGTRAIVRMPRRQQLAAENLPDGGSQMTHNGLE
- a CDS encoding response regulator transcription factor: MSSASIDSDAEAITRGLDAETLGVSSIIVVDDTFVLRDRLSLAFQQRGFRVEQAGDYDEAIARFSSRPTDLAVIDLRMPGRSGLDLLISIKRIHPETKVVILSGFGSIAAAIDAVRMGATNFLSKPADVDDILNAFVRGDQPQSHASDGTEFPVPSLARAEWEHIHRVLSDCSGNISEAARRLGIHRRSLQRKLRKRAPDDPGSE